In the Symmachiella macrocystis genome, AGCCAGGAGGCGGTTCAACCGGTACTCAAAATCGAAATGAAGCCTCACCGGATTCGCCGATGATTCAACAATTGGCATCCGCCCTGCTCAGCGAGTTTGGCACACGTTAGCCGTTCACGGCCAGGTCACAACCTACGTGGCGCTGGCCGATTGCCCCAGAACTTGACTCATCGCCGCAGCCGCTTCACGGAGCAATACCTCGGTCTGATCCCAATCTAAACAGGCATCGGTGATCGAGACTCCGTACTCCAATGCCGACGGATCGTCACTCAGGCTTTGATTGCCCGCACAGAGATTGCTCTCCAACATCATGCCGATGATCTGCGTGTTGCCCGCCACCCGCTGCTTGAGCACATCGCGAAACGCCGGAATCTGCTGTTCGTGATCCTTGTTGGAATTCGCATGGCTACAATCGACAACAATGTTGGGCTTCAAGCCGGCATCAATCATCGCTTGGCCGGCTTTCTCGACATGCTCGGCCGAGAAATTCGGGCCGGAGCGCCCGCCGCGAAGAATTAAGTGCGCTAGGCTGTTGCCCGTTGTATTGATGATGCAGGTTTGTCCCTGTTCATCGATTCCCAAAAAACTGTGCGGCGATTGTGAGGACTGCATCGCTTGGATCGCGATCGCCGGATTGCCATCGGTCGCGTTTTTGTATCCCACCGGCATCGAAAGCCCACTGGCCATTTGACGATGTGTCTGTGACTCGGTTGTCCGTGCGCCAATCGAAGCCCAAGAAACCAGATCGGCCGTATATTGCGGCGTGATCGGATCGAGCATTTCCGTCGCCGTCGGTAATTGCATTTCCGTCGTCTGGATGAGTAACGTTCGCGCGCGACGCAAGCCCTGTTCGATATCAAACGTACCGTTCATATGGGGATCGTTGATTAACCCCTTCCACCCCACGGTCGTCCGCGGCTTCTCGAAATAGACCCGCATGATAATCAGCAGTGTGTCGGATAATTCTTGGGCTAACTTTGCCAACCGCTCGGCATATTCCAGCGCGGATTTTTCGTCGTGAATCGAACACGGCCCCACGATCAACATCAGCCGTTGATCCTCTCCACTTAAGATCTTGCCGACCATTTGGCGGCTGTTCAGGATGCAGTCAATCGACTCATCACTGGCAGGGAGTTGTTGTTTTAAATCGACGGGCGAGACCAAGGGAACGGTCCCGCGAACGTGGATATCTTGTGTAGACGCCATAACGATTGCCCTAAAGGGGGAATTTCTAAGCAGCCCCAGAGTGTAGATACACGCGTAAGGTCTATTTCAGTAATACC is a window encoding:
- a CDS encoding 3-deoxy-7-phosphoheptulonate synthase, with the translated sequence MASTQDIHVRGTVPLVSPVDLKQQLPASDESIDCILNSRQMVGKILSGEDQRLMLIVGPCSIHDEKSALEYAERLAKLAQELSDTLLIIMRVYFEKPRTTVGWKGLINDPHMNGTFDIEQGLRRARTLLIQTTEMQLPTATEMLDPITPQYTADLVSWASIGARTTESQTHRQMASGLSMPVGYKNATDGNPAIAIQAMQSSQSPHSFLGIDEQGQTCIINTTGNSLAHLILRGGRSGPNFSAEHVEKAGQAMIDAGLKPNIVVDCSHANSNKDHEQQIPAFRDVLKQRVAGNTQIIGMMLESNLCAGNQSLSDDPSALEYGVSITDACLDWDQTEVLLREAAAAMSQVLGQSASAT